CGCAGGCAGAAGTGCCGTAAATGACGAGTGCtcttaagttttataaaacgggttttttatgcaattttttctaatttgcgtattaaatacatgttttttgcaaataaaatacattttggtaatttagggaattttgtgacagttggtgacacttgtatgtaaaattttaattttaacctaGACTAAACAATTAAAGATAATGAATTATCCAGAAATACGGAAAATAGCAGAGAATACCACAGTCAATTTGCTGCCAGTAATGTgtgttaccaactgaaaaaagTTCCTAGATTTTGGATGTGTTAATGGCCTATTAATGCATTCAAAATGacagctttgttaaaacagcaaataAGAAAAACAATATAAAACAACCAAGACAGTTACATTTTCGTTATCCAACTTTTTGTATTCAATTGTGTAACACAGTATGACTCCATTCGGATCCTCCGGTTCTTTCCACGTGATCGACACCATTTCCAAACTCTGATTGGTCACCTGAACGTGCTTGATGTCATCAGCACCCTTTTTTTGCATAGTTCTGTGAAACTTGCTACTCGTGTTGCTGCAAGGACTGGACGTATCTTCCCGTTCTTTACTCTTCTCTCTGCAAGCCTGAACGTTGACTTCGTACTGAGTGAAATGATGTAACTTGGTCAAATAGAACTCGGTTCCTGAGACTTCTATACTGAACGAGATGTACATTTTTGTTGCTAAAATAACaaccaatagaaaaacaaCGTCATCTAAAACTACCGTCGTCACCATTATCtgtcacatttttaatttccaccTTGTTGTACTTATCGGAATCATCTTCTTTGGGGAAATGGTCGTTGTAGGCGTCACGTTTTTTTCGAGACTCAGAAATTTCCCTGAAACGAGAAACTAAATCTTGACTTTAACGTCACCTCTCTACTCACTTCTTCTTCACGTAGACTGCATTATGCAACTCATCTTCAAAATTAATTCTCGATTGTTCCACATCTTCGTTGATTGATGTTGTTGACGGTTTATTTTCCGCACAAGAGCACGTATCATTGTTGGGGGTCGACGAAATAGGAGCTACCGTGGCGCTAGGAATTGAATGTTTTGGCCGTCCCGAGGCTACAAGAACTGTAAGAAACTGTCCCAACTTGTATGTTCACAACTTACGTGATTTACAATAGTGTTCCGTCTGTTCCAAATCCAAATTCTCATTCTTCTGTTTTCTCGCTGTTAGAATATAGTACGTGAGCTCACCGTTGGGGTTTTTGGGAGGCTGCCATGTCACTTTTAGAGAGTTACTCGTATTACTGACCACTTGTAAGTTAACTGGGGCTGTTGGAGCTACAATTCGAGTGAATTAAAATAAGCTTGACACTCTAAAATATCCGCGACTTACTGTACGGAAGAGTCTTAAAGTATGAAATGTTACTCTGGGCACCTTTTCTTTCTGTTGCTATGGTGTAGGTCTTCACGTAATATGCGTACTGTGTGTGTGGTTTTAGTGCTAGTAGAGGATGTGTTACTTTTGTTTCGTTTTCGGTTCTCGCAACATCGTCTACTCGCCAACTGCAACAAAACAATGACTCGATTCTTTTCTTATCTGCCGGTGACAAATCTATTACCCATCACCCCCACAAGCGTCACGTCCGTCGTAGAGAGTGACGTTCTTGATTGGTGCTTCTATGGAGTAAACGATGTAACCTAGCAGTTTACGTGGATCGTCAATTTTGAAAGGTTCCCACTCCAAGACAACACCCTTACTGTATCTCACTTTAAtttggacttgtttcaacattTGGAGGTCACCTGCAACAAGTGAATGTTTACAAGAGGTACACCGGAAGATCACGTGACTTACAAGCTATCTTGTCGCCGTTCGAGTTCTTAGCCACCTCCAGTTCCGTCACGTTCACGATGTTCGTGATATTCTGCAACATTTCGATCTCTTGTATGCACAGCTTTGGATTGAAGTGGAAGAAGAGTCGTCCCGTGTCGATCTTGAGAGTTTTATTCGTACTCCAGTTCCACAACTCTTGGAGATTTTGATTATCGAGTACCACAAAGACGTATCTAAAAATCTGGTGCAATCATACGGATGCATTATGATGTGTCGTTTTACTTTTGGCTCTCTAACTGCTTGCCATGGATCACTTTCAAGTTTTTCAAGAAATTCAGAGAGACCAGAGGAAACGACCTGACCACTTTGAGGTAACCGTCGATTTCTTCGATCATGCCCAGATTCTCTTCCAATTCGTTGACGATGTTCCCTAAAAGTCTGTCAAGTTAACGAGTGGTAACGCACTGTCTGATACGTACTTCCTCCTCGGATATGTATCTCTAGAGAACTCGTTATGTGAGTACAACCTCGTAGCTGTCTTGCCAAAGTTATACTGTCTACGTTGAGCCCCGCACACTCCTTCGTGCAAGTTCCTGAAAACGAGATCATCTGAAGGGAAGGACTACGTGATCCGAACGAATATCTACCTTGACAGGGTATACAGTGAGTGGCGTTGTTCATATAGTTGGCGGGACATTCCAAGATACAAGAGTTGTTGTAGATCTTGTAGGGTTTTTTGGATTCGTTCTGCGACTCAAAATTCAACGGTCTCTTCATCTCCCTACATTCGTCCTCCGATATGCACCGTCTTCCTAAATACTAAAAATGATTTGTTAATTGTGCGTCGACAGTTCAAAATGCACAAACCTGATACTGATGAGCAGGACAAGTCGTCATACATTTCTTTTTCGGTCCAAATTCCATACTCAAGTTTTTACAAACAGTACACAACTTAAGATTATCTACACTGCATCCTCCTAAGCAACTCTCGTCACAACACTGGCCGTTCGCATTGCAGGCGTGTTTGCACTCACTAGGACATATTTTCTGGCAATGCTGTCTATTCCAGCACAATCGTGCGTCTCGGTCGAAAGTTTCACTGGTGAATCTGTGTGGTGCTTTGGGGCAAGAAAGATGAGTCCTTCCGTTACCGAAGTCGTCTTCCTTCTCGTCACCGGGACAGATGGGGCATTCGTTCGGCGATTTCAAATTCTTTATGAAGTGGTCATCTCCTTTGTCGTGAGCGATCAGATCCCAAGCGATCGAGTTCACAAAACATAACGAAGGGTTTTTGTCGATTCTAATCAAACCGTGGGTAATGTCAGTTAGCGAATACAAACCGATCTCTTGCAAGCTGGACATTTCAAATACAACCAAAGAGTAAGTATAGAACGTAACCTGCCCTCGAATCACACTCAGATTTGGGAATAACTGTCCTATACTTCGCAATCCGTttactctatacaataataaataatcggTTATTTCGGTTAGGTTTGGAAAACTTAAAAGGGATAGTTCAGTCTCGTTCACATTATCAAACAGCAAAATCTGCACAAAACCTTCTACCACGTGACAACCTTTTAGTCTGTCAAACGTATCCAGCGTATTTCTAATGTCCACGCTATCACAAACTGCAACAACATTCAACATATTAGTAACGAAGGTACAAAAGCGGCGGATAAATCAATACATCGATGCTTATTCCAATTAACTTGGTTAAATATAAACGGCAAAAATACAAGCTATTTATAGATGATAAATaccattaattaaattttttatctggGAGCTCGCCTCCatcgacaaaaaaaacctCCGATTGCATAAACAACATCTCGAAATGAGTTATTGGGAAGATCTCTCTGATTTGGTAAAAGGAACACTCTCATCTTAAAAGAGCTTGTGCAGTGCTAGACACACAAACACCGTGTTAGTCGAGTTCTAATGCAATTCTCGAGTCCAGATAGATCAATTTTGAAGGGAAAAGTGACCGTTGCTGCAAACAGGCGAATTCGGTGTAAAAATGTGTCCGAGACAGATGCAAACTGGTAAGTGGAAGGAGGGAATGATTGAAGTGTCGGTAACCGTGGCTGAAGAGTCGTTTTAACAATAACCACACAAAACATTGATTTATTCGGAGTTAATTGATACGTATCGACGAGCCGGAGGAGGCAGGTAGTGGCTGTCGACCAAAAACGAGCAAAAA
The sequence above is drawn from the Tenebrio molitor chromosome X, icTenMoli1.1, whole genome shotgun sequence genome and encodes:
- the LOC138140265 gene encoding insulin-like receptor isoform X2, whose translation is MAATGTASTAQQRRSFSWLGPGPVLSAAALVILFGAAAFVGANQLQPNSDLAHQNGGEICDSVDIRNTLDTFDRLKGCHVVEGFVQILLFDNVNETELSLLSFPNLTEITDYLLLYRVNGLRSIGQLFPNLSVIRGQVTFYTYSLVVFEMSSLQEIGLYSLTDITHGLIRIDKNPSLCFVNSIAWDLIAHDKGDDHFIKNLKSPNECPICPGDEKEDDFGNGRTHLSCPKAPHRFTSETFDRDARLCWNRQHCQKICPSECKHACNANGQCCDESCLGGCSVDNLKLCTVCKNLSMEFGPKKKCMTTCPAHQYQYLGRRCISEDECREMKRPLNFESQNESKKPYKIYNNSCILECPANYMNNATHCIPCQGTCTKECAGLNVDSITLARQLRGCTHITSSLEIHIRGGRNIVNELEENLGMIEEIDGYLKVVRSFPLVSLNFLKNLKVIHGKQLESQKYVFVVLDNQNLQELWNWSTNKTLKIDTGRLFFHFNPKLCIQEIEMLQNITNIVNVTELEVAKNSNGDKIACDLQMLKQVQIKVRYSKGVVLEWEPFKIDDPRKLLGYIVYSIEAPIKNVTLYDGRDACGGDGWRVDDVARTENETKVTHPLLALKPHTQYAYYVKTYTIATERKGAQSNISYFKTLPYTPTAPVNLQVVSNTSNSLKVTWQPPKNPNGELTYYILTARKQKNENLDLEQTEHYCKSPSGRPKHSIPSATVAPISSTPNNDTCSCAENKPSTTSINEDVEQSRINFEDELHNAVYVKKKEISESRKKRDAYNDHFPKEDDSDKYNKVEIKNVTDNATKMYISFSIEVSGTEFYLTKLHHFTQYEVNVQACREKSKEREDTSSPCSNTSSKFHRTMQKKGADDIKHVQVTNQSLEMVSITWKEPEDPNGVILCYTIEYKKLDNENSKANQESVTHTRFLNQSRIHTLKGLSPGNYSLRVFATSSAEHGDFSPYVYFYIEERSSSTPVVWVAISVGLLIVVAVIGFVYYKRRKADKESMRLIPSVNPEYVPSVYVPDEWEVPRKKIDLIRELGQGSFGMVYEGLARDIRGRSQIKCAVKTVNEHATNRERLEFLNEASVMKAFDTAHVVRLLGVVSQGQPTLVIMELMANGDLKTYLRSHRPDTETFDPNTAKQPPTLRQILQMAIEIADGMAYLSAKKFVHRDLAARNCMVAEDLTVKIGDFGMTRDIYETDYYRKGTKGLLPVRWMAPESLKDGVFTSNSDVWSYGVVLWEMATLASQPYQGLSNDQVLRYVIDGGVMERPENCPDKLYSLMRDCWQHKPSARPTFLRLCSWLLEDAGPTFAQVSFYHSAAGIEARASRPTPSPSQDDPTTPLRMAGDHDVNFSLNSDDSNDEFGTDADTHLRFPSIPGESKDGIATANGYVSGCPTNGAATTQC
- the LOC138140265 gene encoding insulin-like receptor isoform X1 — encoded protein: MAATGTASTAQQRRSFSWLGPGPVLSAAALVILFGAAAFVGANQLQPNSDLAHQNGGEICDSVDIRNTLDTFDRLKGCHVVEGFVQILLFDNVNETELSLLSFPNLTEITDYLLLYRVNGLRSIGQLFPNLSVIRGQVTFYTYSLVVFEMSSLQEIGLYSLTDITHGLIRIDKNPSLCFVNSIAWDLIAHDKGDDHFIKNLKSPNECPICPGDEKEDDFGNGRTHLSCPKAPHRFTSETFDRDARLCWNRQHCQKICPSECKHACNANGQCCDESCLGGCSVDNLKLCTVCKNLSMEFGPKKKCMTTCPAHQYQYLGRRCISEDECREMKRPLNFESQNESKKPYKIYNNSCILECPANYMNNATHCIPCQGRYSFGSRSPSLQMISFSGTCTKECAGLNVDSITLARQLRGCTHITSSLEIHIRGGRNIVNELEENLGMIEEIDGYLKVVRSFPLVSLNFLKNLKVIHGKQLESQKYVFVVLDNQNLQELWNWSTNKTLKIDTGRLFFHFNPKLCIQEIEMLQNITNIVNVTELEVAKNSNGDKIACDLQMLKQVQIKVRYSKGVVLEWEPFKIDDPRKLLGYIVYSIEAPIKNVTLYDGRDACGGDGWRVDDVARTENETKVTHPLLALKPHTQYAYYVKTYTIATERKGAQSNISYFKTLPYTPTAPVNLQVVSNTSNSLKVTWQPPKNPNGELTYYILTARKQKNENLDLEQTEHYCKSPSGRPKHSIPSATVAPISSTPNNDTCSCAENKPSTTSINEDVEQSRINFEDELHNAVYVKKKEISESRKKRDAYNDHFPKEDDSDKYNKVEIKNVTDNATKMYISFSIEVSGTEFYLTKLHHFTQYEVNVQACREKSKEREDTSSPCSNTSSKFHRTMQKKGADDIKHVQVTNQSLEMVSITWKEPEDPNGVILCYTIEYKKLDNENSKANQESVTHTRFLNQSRIHTLKGLSPGNYSLRVFATSSAEHGDFSPYVYFYIEERSSSTPVVWVAISVGLLIVVAVIGFVYYKRRKADKESMRLIPSVNPEYVPSVYVPDEWEVPRKKIDLIRELGQGSFGMVYEGLARDIRGRSQIKCAVKTVNEHATNRERLEFLNEASVMKAFDTAHVVRLLGVVSQGQPTLVIMELMANGDLKTYLRSHRPDTETFDPNTAKQPPTLRQILQMAIEIADGMAYLSAKKFVHRDLAARNCMVAEDLTVKIGDFGMTRDIYETDYYRKGTKGLLPVRWMAPESLKDGVFTSNSDVWSYGVVLWEMATLASQPYQGLSNDQVLRYVIDGGVMERPENCPDKLYSLMRDCWQHKPSARPTFLRLCSWLLEDAGPTFAQVSFYHSAAGIEARASRPTPSPSQDDPTTPLRMAGDHDVNFSLNSDDSNDEFGTDADTHLRFPSIPGESKDGIATANGYVSGCPTNGAATTQC